The window TTGCCCCCCATTTGACAGCACGCGATAATGCCATATCCGTTGCTACATCACAGGCATGTAATGTCACCACCATGTCCACTGTGGACTCATCATTATAGTCGTTAATATCCCCGACTAAAAATTCAAGCTGTTCATAGCCTAAATCCTGTGCGATACGGGAGCACTCCTCAATCACTTCCTTTTTTAAATCTAAGCCAGTTACGCGAATGTCCAAGCCCTTTTCAATTTTCAAATAATGGTATAAAGCAAACGTTAAATATGATTTTCCCGAACCAAAGTCAAGAATACGAACTGGACGATCTTTAGGTAAATAGGCTAAAGCATCGTCGATAAATTCAATGAAACGGTTAATTTGCTTAAATTTATCGTACTTTTGCTTTTTAACCTTACCTTCCTCTGTTTGTACACCAAGTCGAATTAAAAATGGGTAAGGTGTCGCATCATCGAGTAAGTAGTTTTTCTTTCGATTATGCGAGAGGTTTACTGGTTTTGGTGTCGCTGTATTATTGGATTTCCATAATACTTTGTTTTTTTTCGAAAGTTGTACTTGTACTGTTTCATCCATAAAATCTATATGTGCTTGACGAAAATCTTCGAAAAAAGCTTCAAGCTTAGTCGGGAATTCCGCCAGTTGAACGTTTTCATGTTTCAAGATACGTTCATATTGGTATTCAATTTGTATATGATAAACGTCTTTTAACATTAATGGTTTTAGTTTAATACGCTTTACTTCATTGGATTTCATTCGTGGCTGACTAATTGTGGCCGCTATGAGTTGTTGTTGAAAAATTTGCTCATGCAGTTGAGCCTTCATTTCTTCAAATGTCATTTTTTCGCCTTCTTCATTGTGTGATAGATGGCAATA of the Lysinibacillus fusiformis genome contains:
- a CDS encoding class I SAM-dependent methyltransferase, whose protein sequence is MTFEEMKAQLHEQIFQQQLIAATISQPRMKSNEVKRIKLKPLMLKDVYHIQIEYQYERILKHENVQLAEFPTKLEAFFEDFRQAHIDFMDETVQVQLSKKNKVLWKSNNTATPKPVNLSHNRKKNYLLDDATPYPFLIRLGVQTEEGKVKKQKYDKFKQINRFIEFIDDALAYLPKDRPVRILDFGSGKSYLTFALYHYLKIEKGLDIRVTGLDLKKEVIEECSRIAQDLGYEQLEFLVGDINDYNDESTVDMVVTLHACDVATDMALSRAVKWGASVILSVPCCQHELNRQLHTPALDIMLQHGLVRERFAALATDAIRAEILSLVGYEAQLLEFIDMENTPKNILIRAYRTGKKPSLEQRAKYDAFVTLLNAKPFLANELKSYL